In Thauera aromatica K172, one DNA window encodes the following:
- a CDS encoding asparaginase, whose product MPAARPRITLITTGGTIAGAAASATDLRGYTAGQLDGADLLAAVPQLAGLATVSAEPLFALDSKDMTPAHWLALSRRVQALVDDPTVDGIVITHGTDTLEESAYFLTLTVARRKPVVLTAAMRPATALSADGPLNLYQAVQLAARPAAARAGVLAVLGDRILPAATLAKRHPSAVDAFTQPGALTVTASDTALQALAGPPAAPLRLPAGLTQLPPVEILTVAAGSTPALLGAAVRSLHRAPDSGEEKGAGGADAGAGTTRQRRGPSRPGGGLVLALPGNASLPAPWRAALEALPPTLPVVLASRCGGGTVARGHALPAHWLHAGPLDALKARVRLIAALAAGLHGARLQRWFERV is encoded by the coding sequence GTGCCCGCCGCCCGCCCCCGCATCACCCTGATCACCACCGGCGGCACGATCGCCGGCGCCGCCGCCTCGGCGACCGATCTGCGCGGCTACACCGCCGGGCAGCTCGACGGCGCCGACCTCCTCGCCGCCGTGCCCCAGCTCGCCGGACTCGCCACCGTCAGCGCCGAGCCCCTGTTCGCCCTCGACAGCAAGGACATGACGCCCGCGCACTGGCTGGCGCTGTCGCGCCGGGTGCAGGCCCTCGTCGACGACCCCACGGTGGACGGCATCGTCATCACCCACGGCACCGACACCCTGGAAGAGAGCGCCTATTTCCTCACCCTCACCGTCGCCCGCCGCAAGCCGGTGGTGCTCACTGCGGCGATGCGCCCGGCCACCGCACTCTCGGCCGACGGCCCGCTCAACCTTTATCAGGCCGTGCAGCTCGCCGCCCGCCCGGCGGCCGCGCGCGCTGGCGTGCTCGCCGTGCTCGGCGACCGCATCCTGCCCGCGGCCACCCTCGCCAAGCGCCACCCCAGCGCCGTCGACGCCTTCACCCAGCCCGGCGCCCTCACCGTGACCGCCAGCGACACCGCCCTGCAAGCCCTCGCTGGCCCGCCCGCCGCCCCGCTGCGCCTGCCCGCCGGGCTGACGCAGCTGCCGCCGGTGGAAATCCTGACCGTGGCCGCCGGCAGCACGCCGGCCCTGCTCGGCGCGGCGGTGCGGAGCCTGCACCGCGCACCCGACAGCGGGGAAGAAAAAGGCGCGGGCGGCGCCGACGCAGGCGCAGGCACAACCCGGCAGCGCCGAGGGCCTTCCCGCCCCGGCGGCGGCCTGGTGCTGGCCCTGCCCGGCAACGCCAGCCTGCCCGCGCCCTGGCGGGCGGCGCTCGAAGCACTGCCGCCGACGCTGCCGGTGGTGCTCGCCAGCCGCTGCGGCGGCGGCACCGTCGCGCGCGGCCACGCGCTGCCCGCGCACTGGCTGCACGCCGGCCCCCTCGACGCGCTGAAGGCACGCGTGCGCCTGATCGCCGCCCTCGCCGCCGGCCTGCACGGCGCCCGCCTGCAGCGCTGGTTCGAGCGCGTCTGA
- a CDS encoding cation:proton antiporter has translation MDAHGSIPFLKEIILFLALSGVLIPLLGRLRINPVLGFLSVGAVLGPYGLASHADAWPLLSWLTFARPEDVEFLAELGVIFLMFMIGLEMSVERLWSMRRQVFGLGGLQVALSAAAIGGLAWSFGNAVEASVILGVVLAFSSTAIVMQLLIQRRELGTPLGQAAFAILLFQDLAVVPLLVLISILGAAAGEGSFAVLLGSALLKGVLTVLALYLIGRRVIRPLFHQIASERQPDTFTALTLLTTLGVATLTWTAGLSMALGALLAGLIIAETEFRHEVEITIEPFKGLLMGLFFMSVGMGIDLRALLAEPLWIPLSVLGLLALKGLVLVVLLRRFGLSWGRAAEGSLLLGQGGEFAFIVIGLALGFGLLGREIGQFMLIVVGVSMLCAPVIARLGQTLGNRLDRRLVPAETAPETGLGELQGHVIIAGFGRVGQMVAQMLAEQGIPFVAIESDAKLVAQQRKAGMPLVFGDASRPELLRKLRIDRAQSVVLTMDHTAAAEHAVQGIRRLMPMLRIIARARDERHALRLRDAGASVVVPETLESGLQLTGWVLESLGVPPEASLRLLEQERERRIVALRAEPPATA, from the coding sequence ATGGACGCCCACGGCAGCATTCCCTTCCTGAAGGAAATCATCCTCTTCCTCGCCCTCAGCGGCGTGCTCATTCCGCTCCTCGGGCGGTTGCGCATCAACCCGGTGCTCGGTTTCCTGTCGGTCGGCGCCGTGCTCGGCCCCTACGGCCTGGCCAGCCACGCCGACGCCTGGCCGCTGCTGTCGTGGCTCACCTTCGCCCGCCCCGAAGACGTCGAATTCCTCGCCGAGCTCGGCGTGATCTTCCTGATGTTCATGATCGGCCTGGAAATGTCGGTCGAGCGCCTGTGGTCGATGCGCCGCCAGGTGTTCGGCCTCGGCGGACTGCAGGTGGCGCTGTCGGCAGCGGCGATCGGCGGGCTGGCGTGGTCCTTCGGCAACGCCGTCGAGGCTTCGGTGATCCTCGGCGTGGTGCTGGCCTTCTCCTCCACCGCGATCGTCATGCAGTTGCTGATCCAGCGCCGCGAGCTGGGCACGCCGCTCGGTCAGGCCGCGTTCGCGATCCTGCTCTTCCAGGATCTCGCGGTGGTGCCGCTGCTGGTGCTGATCAGCATCCTCGGCGCCGCGGCCGGCGAAGGCAGCTTCGCCGTCCTCCTCGGCAGCGCGCTGCTCAAGGGCGTGCTGACGGTGCTGGCGCTGTATCTGATCGGCCGCCGTGTGATCCGGCCGCTGTTCCACCAGATCGCCTCCGAGCGCCAGCCCGACACCTTCACCGCGCTGACCCTGCTGACCACGCTCGGGGTGGCGACGCTGACCTGGACGGCCGGGCTGTCGATGGCGCTCGGCGCCCTGCTCGCCGGCCTGATCATCGCCGAGACCGAGTTCCGCCACGAAGTCGAGATCACCATCGAGCCGTTCAAGGGCCTGCTGATGGGCCTGTTCTTCATGTCGGTCGGGATGGGCATCGATCTGCGCGCCCTGCTCGCCGAGCCGCTGTGGATTCCGCTCTCGGTGCTCGGCCTGCTGGCGCTCAAGGGCCTGGTCCTGGTCGTCCTGCTGCGCCGCTTCGGGCTGTCCTGGGGGCGCGCGGCCGAAGGCAGCCTGCTCCTCGGCCAGGGCGGCGAGTTCGCCTTCATCGTCATCGGCCTGGCGCTCGGCTTCGGCCTGCTCGGGCGCGAAATCGGCCAGTTCATGCTGATCGTGGTCGGCGTGTCGATGCTGTGCGCGCCGGTCATCGCCCGCCTCGGCCAGACCCTGGGCAACCGCCTCGACCGCCGCCTGGTCCCGGCCGAGACGGCGCCTGAAACCGGCCTGGGCGAACTGCAGGGCCACGTGATCATCGCCGGCTTCGGCCGTGTCGGGCAGATGGTGGCGCAGATGCTTGCCGAACAAGGCATCCCTTTCGTCGCCATCGAAAGCGACGCCAAGCTCGTCGCGCAGCAGCGCAAAGCCGGCATGCCGCTGGTGTTCGGCGACGCCAGCCGGCCGGAGCTGCTGCGCAAGCTGCGCATCGACCGGGCGCAGTCGGTGGTGCTGACCATGGACCACACCGCCGCAGCCGAACATGCGGTGCAGGGCATCCGCCGCCTGATGCCGATGCTGCGCATCATCGCCCGCGCCCGCGACGAACGCCATGCGCTGCGCCTGCGCGACGCCGGCGCTTCGGTCGTGGTCCCGGAAACGCTGGAGTCCGGCCTGCAGCTCACCGGCTGGGTCCTCGAGAGCCTGGGCGTGCCGCCGGAAGCCTCGCTACGCCTGCTCGAACAGGAGCGCGAGCGGCGCATCGTCGCGCTGCGCGCCGAACCCCCTGCCACCGCCTGA
- a CDS encoding ABCB family ABC transporter ATP-binding protein/permease — translation MRRAPAAALPGPEPAQRHDWQTLKSLLPFIWAYKGRVIFALGCLLAGKGANVSVPIVFKHLIDGLSLTTEQAFIVVPAALLLAYGVLRFSASLFTELREIVFARVTQQAVRAISLRVFRHLHALSLRFHLERQTGGLTRDIERGTRSIGSLISYTLYSILPTLVEIGLVIGILLVQYDAVFAIITLVTLALYIVFTVQVTNWRTALRRRANELDSAANARAIDSLINFETVKYFNNEAFEARRYDDELQKWTKAQETNQYSLSALNIGQAAIIAVGVTVMMWQAADRVASGAMTIGDIVLVNAFLIQLYIPLNFLGVMYRELRQALTDIERMFGLMHEHREIADAADAVALPPGPAGVRFEHVGFAYDARRPILFDVDFDIPAGSTVAVVGHSGSGKSTLARLLYRFYDVQGGAIRIDGHDLRELTQDSLRAAIGIVPQDTVLFNDTLLYNIQYGRPTASRAEVEAAARAAQLEDFIAQLPEGYDTRVGERGLKLSGGEKQRVAIARALLKDPAILIFDEATSALDSKTEKAIQAQIERAARGRTALVIAHRLSTVMDADEIIVLDGGRIVERGRHAALLAGNGAYAQMWLLQQQEEAESGTAPAADHTRSAPTPGVA, via the coding sequence ATGCGACGCGCCCCTGCCGCCGCCCTCCCCGGCCCCGAACCCGCCCAGCGCCATGACTGGCAGACGCTCAAGAGCCTGCTGCCCTTCATCTGGGCCTACAAGGGCCGGGTGATCTTCGCGCTCGGCTGCCTGCTCGCCGGCAAGGGCGCCAACGTCAGCGTGCCGATCGTCTTCAAGCATCTCATCGACGGCCTCTCGCTCACCACCGAACAGGCGTTCATCGTGGTCCCGGCCGCGCTGCTGCTGGCTTACGGAGTGCTGCGCTTTTCCGCCTCGCTGTTCACCGAGCTGCGCGAGATCGTCTTCGCCCGCGTCACCCAGCAGGCGGTGCGGGCGATCTCGCTGCGCGTGTTCCGCCACCTGCACGCGCTGTCGCTACGCTTTCACCTCGAGCGCCAGACCGGCGGCCTGACCCGCGACATCGAGCGCGGCACGCGCTCGATCGGCTCGCTGATCAGCTACACGCTGTACTCGATCCTGCCCACCCTGGTCGAGATCGGCCTGGTGATCGGCATCCTGCTCGTGCAGTACGACGCCGTGTTCGCGATCATCACCCTGGTGACGCTGGCGCTGTACATCGTGTTCACAGTGCAGGTGACGAACTGGCGCACCGCGCTGCGCCGCCGCGCCAACGAGCTCGACTCGGCGGCCAACGCGCGCGCGATCGACAGCCTGATCAACTTCGAGACGGTGAAGTATTTCAACAACGAGGCCTTCGAAGCGCGCCGCTACGACGACGAACTGCAGAAATGGACGAAAGCGCAGGAGACCAACCAGTATTCGCTGTCCGCGCTCAACATCGGCCAGGCCGCGATCATCGCCGTCGGCGTCACCGTGATGATGTGGCAGGCCGCCGACCGGGTGGCGAGCGGGGCGATGACGATCGGCGACATCGTGCTGGTCAACGCCTTCCTGATCCAGCTCTACATCCCGCTCAACTTCCTCGGCGTGATGTACCGCGAACTGCGCCAGGCGCTCACCGACATCGAGCGCATGTTCGGCCTGATGCACGAGCACCGCGAGATCGCCGATGCCGCCGACGCGGTGGCGCTGCCGCCCGGCCCGGCGGGGGTGCGCTTCGAGCATGTCGGCTTCGCCTACGATGCCCGCCGGCCGATCCTGTTCGACGTCGATTTCGACATCCCCGCCGGCAGCACGGTGGCGGTGGTCGGGCACTCGGGCTCGGGCAAATCGACCCTGGCACGCCTCCTGTACCGTTTCTACGACGTCCAGGGCGGCGCCATCCGCATCGACGGCCATGATCTGCGCGAGCTCACCCAGGACAGCCTGCGCGCGGCGATCGGCATCGTCCCCCAGGACACGGTGCTGTTCAACGACACCCTGCTGTACAACATCCAGTACGGTCGCCCCACCGCCAGCCGCGCCGAAGTGGAGGCCGCCGCCCGCGCCGCGCAGCTCGAGGACTTCATCGCCCAGCTCCCCGAAGGCTACGACACCCGGGTCGGCGAGCGCGGCCTGAAGCTGTCCGGCGGCGAGAAGCAGCGCGTGGCGATCGCGCGCGCGCTGCTCAAGGACCCGGCGATCCTGATCTTCGACGAGGCCACCTCGGCGCTCGACTCGAAGACCGAGAAGGCGATCCAGGCCCAGATCGAGCGCGCCGCCCGCGGCCGCACCGCGCTGGTGATCGCGCACCGGCTGTCGACGGTGATGGACGCCGACGAGATCATCGTCCTCGACGGCGGACGCATCGTCGAGCGCGGACGCCACGCCGCGCTGCTCGCCGGCAACGGCGCCTACGCCCAGATGTGGCTGCTGCAGCAGCAGGAAGAGGCGGAGAGCGGCACCGCCCCGGCCGCGGACCACACCCGCAGCGCCCCCACCCCCGGCGTGGCATAG
- a CDS encoding LysE family translocator has protein sequence MLDFDTALAFLGISFLITLAPGPDNLMVLGQSLARGRMAGFGIALGCALGCFTHTLWAALGVSAALASSPTAFLALKLAGAAYLAWIGINALRHAAAVHLDAAAPQAPAPWHAYLRRGFIANAINPKVALFFLAFLPQFVRPADGAASVQMAQLGLLFAAQTVLIFGALAFAAGGIGRLLARRPGAGAWLDRIAGLLFIGLALRLVVDDAPLPAAAR, from the coding sequence ATGCTCGATTTCGACACCGCCCTCGCCTTCCTCGGCATCAGCTTCCTGATCACCCTCGCCCCCGGCCCCGACAACCTGATGGTGCTGGGGCAAAGCCTGGCGCGCGGGCGGATGGCCGGATTCGGCATCGCGCTCGGCTGCGCGCTGGGCTGTTTCACCCACACCTTGTGGGCGGCGCTGGGGGTGAGCGCGGCGCTCGCCTCCTCACCCACCGCCTTTCTCGCGCTCAAGCTCGCCGGCGCCGCCTACCTGGCCTGGATCGGCATCAACGCCCTGCGCCATGCCGCGGCCGTGCACCTGGACGCCGCCGCACCGCAGGCCCCCGCGCCGTGGCACGCCTACCTGCGCCGCGGCTTCATCGCCAACGCAATCAACCCCAAGGTCGCGCTCTTCTTCCTTGCCTTCCTGCCGCAGTTCGTGCGCCCCGCCGACGGCGCCGCCAGCGTGCAGATGGCCCAGCTCGGCCTGCTCTTCGCTGCCCAGACCGTGCTCATCTTCGGCGCCCTCGCTTTCGCCGCCGGCGGCATCGGCCGCCTCCTCGCCCGTCGCCCCGGTGCCGGCGCCTGGCTCGACCGCATCGCCGGCCTGCTCTTCATCGGCCTCGCCTTGCGCCTGGTGGTCGACGACGCGCCCCTGCCCGCCGCGGCACGCTGA
- a CDS encoding acyl-CoA dehydrogenase has translation MVWLVLMVLPVLVVGLAARRAASFAWLWAGLAWLAALGWAADWVPALTVLAMAVFAAAMYVLRNPALRRRWLTAPVFALFRRALPTMSQTEKDALEAGTVWWEGELFAGRPDWAKLAALRWPQLSAEERAFVDNDTEELCRMVRDWDCTRRQDMPAEVWEFIRGRGFLGMIIPKEYGGKGFSALAHSEVITRLATRSSTPAVTVMVPNSLGPAELLLHYGTPEQKQRYLPGLASGREIPAFALTSPWAGSDAASIPDAGVVCRGQWNGAEVLGMRVSFDKRYITLAPVCTVFGLAFRLYDPERLLGGDEDVGITCALVPRDHPGVDIGRRHAPLDAVWMNGPVRGKGVFMPLEFIIGGPRMAGQGWRMLMECLAAGRSISLPGSNAGMQQLTARAVGAYARVRQQFKMPIGRFEGVEEALTRIGANTYLSDAARVLTAGALDLGEKPAVVSAIVKYHVTERARQTVNDGMDVIGGKGICLGPQNFLGRAYQQIPVGITVEGANILTRSLILFGQGAIRCHPWVLAEMDAARGGDLDAFDRALWGHAAYTASNAARALVMGLTGSHFVRVGADVAPETRRYYQQLTRFSAAFAFLADLSMGILGGALKRKEKLSARLGDILSLMYLASATLKRYEAEGRQDADAPLMHWAIWDCMFRIQLAFEGVIANFPNKLAAALLRRVVVFPLGHPYVVPSDQLGHQVAALLIEPSATRDRLTAAVHLPQDVDEPLGALEAALAATLAAEPVEARLRQAEREGRFSPGVLASGDVDEVWRRARDAGVIGAEEYALVERRNRLRDKVIRVDDFPLDFGLAEALGAAAAAGSPAGRTSASTPAPTSTPAP, from the coding sequence ATGGTCTGGTTGGTCCTGATGGTGCTTCCCGTGCTGGTCGTCGGCCTCGCCGCCCGGCGCGCGGCGTCCTTCGCCTGGCTGTGGGCGGGGCTGGCCTGGCTGGCGGCGCTGGGCTGGGCGGCAGACTGGGTGCCGGCGCTGACGGTGCTGGCGATGGCCGTGTTCGCCGCGGCGATGTACGTGCTGCGCAACCCGGCGCTGCGCCGCAGGTGGCTGACGGCGCCGGTGTTCGCGCTTTTCCGTCGCGCCCTGCCGACGATGTCGCAGACCGAGAAGGACGCCCTCGAAGCCGGCACCGTGTGGTGGGAGGGCGAGCTGTTCGCCGGCCGCCCGGACTGGGCGAAGCTCGCCGCCTTGCGGTGGCCGCAGCTGAGTGCCGAGGAGCGGGCCTTTGTCGACAACGACACCGAGGAGCTGTGCCGGATGGTGCGGGACTGGGACTGCACCCGGCGCCAGGACATGCCCGCCGAAGTCTGGGAGTTCATCCGCGGGCGCGGCTTTCTCGGCATGATCATCCCGAAGGAATACGGCGGGAAAGGCTTCTCCGCCCTCGCCCATTCCGAAGTCATCACCCGGCTGGCGACGCGGTCGTCGACACCGGCGGTGACGGTGATGGTGCCGAACTCGCTCGGCCCCGCCGAGCTGCTGCTGCATTACGGCACGCCCGAGCAGAAGCAGCGCTATCTGCCGGGGCTGGCGAGCGGGCGCGAGATTCCGGCGTTCGCCCTCACCAGCCCGTGGGCAGGGTCGGACGCGGCCTCCATTCCCGATGCCGGGGTGGTGTGCCGGGGACAGTGGAACGGTGCCGAAGTGCTCGGCATGCGGGTCAGCTTCGACAAGCGCTACATCACCCTGGCGCCGGTGTGCACGGTGTTCGGGCTGGCGTTCCGCCTCTACGACCCGGAGCGCCTGCTCGGCGGCGACGAGGACGTGGGCATCACCTGCGCGCTGGTGCCGCGCGACCATCCGGGAGTCGACATCGGCCGCCGCCATGCTCCGCTCGATGCGGTGTGGATGAACGGCCCGGTGCGCGGCAAGGGCGTGTTCATGCCGCTGGAGTTCATCATCGGCGGCCCGCGGATGGCCGGGCAGGGCTGGCGGATGCTGATGGAGTGCCTGGCGGCGGGGCGCTCGATCTCGCTGCCGGGCTCCAACGCCGGCATGCAGCAGCTCACCGCGCGCGCGGTGGGGGCCTACGCGCGCGTGCGCCAGCAGTTCAAGATGCCGATCGGGCGTTTCGAAGGGGTCGAGGAGGCGCTCACCCGGATCGGCGCCAACACCTACCTCAGCGACGCCGCGCGGGTGCTGACCGCGGGTGCGCTCGACCTCGGCGAGAAGCCGGCGGTGGTGTCGGCGATCGTCAAGTACCACGTCACCGAGCGCGCCCGCCAGACCGTCAACGACGGCATGGACGTGATCGGCGGCAAGGGCATCTGCCTCGGGCCGCAGAACTTCCTCGGCCGCGCCTACCAGCAGATTCCGGTCGGGATCACGGTGGAGGGGGCGAACATCCTCACCCGCAGCCTGATCCTGTTCGGCCAGGGCGCGATCCGCTGCCATCCCTGGGTGCTCGCCGAAATGGACGCCGCCCGCGGCGGCGATCTCGACGCCTTCGACCGCGCGCTGTGGGGACATGCCGCGTATACCGCGTCGAACGCCGCGCGCGCCCTGGTGATGGGGCTGACCGGCTCGCACTTCGTCCGCGTCGGTGCCGACGTCGCCCCCGAGACCCGGCGCTACTACCAGCAGCTGACCCGCTTCTCGGCCGCGTTCGCGTTTCTCGCCGATCTCTCGATGGGCATCCTGGGCGGCGCGCTCAAGCGCAAGGAAAAACTGTCGGCGCGGCTCGGCGACATTCTGTCGCTGATGTACCTGGCGAGCGCGACGCTCAAGCGCTACGAGGCCGAAGGCCGCCAGGACGCGGACGCGCCGCTGATGCACTGGGCGATCTGGGACTGCATGTTCCGCATCCAGCTCGCCTTCGAAGGGGTGATCGCGAACTTCCCCAACAAGCTCGCCGCCGCGCTGCTGCGCCGGGTGGTGGTGTTTCCCCTCGGCCATCCCTACGTGGTGCCTTCCGATCAGCTCGGCCATCAGGTCGCGGCGCTGCTGATCGAGCCCTCTGCCACCCGCGACCGCCTGACCGCCGCGGTGCATCTGCCGCAGGACGTCGACGAGCCGCTGGGGGCGCTCGAAGCGGCGCTCGCCGCCACCCTCGCCGCCGAGCCGGTCGAGGCACGCCTGAGGCAGGCCGAGCGCGAGGGCCGCTTCAGCCCCGGCGTGCTCGCCAGCGGCGACGTCGATGAAGTGTGGCGGCGCGCGCGCGATGCCGGCGTGATCGGTGCCGAGGAATACGCCCTCGTCGAGCGCCGCAACCGGCTCCGCGACAAGGTCATCCGCGTCGACGATTTTCCCCTCGATTTCGGCCTTGCCGAGGCCCTCGGCGCCGCAGCCGCGGCCGGCAGCCCCGCGGGCCGGACTTCCGCTTCCACTCCCGCCCCCACTTCCACTCCCGCGCCCTGA
- a CDS encoding acyl-CoA thioesterase — protein sequence MNDSPDPRTCLPAHRQPELRVMPMPADLNPEGNVFGGWIMSMVDIAGAIPAHRRARSRVATVAVNSFAFRQPVSVGDLVSFYAEVVATGRSSVTVDVEVYAERDLENPVVVKVTEARLTYVALDEHGRKQLVPPASPAAPERPAPPSHS from the coding sequence ATGAACGATAGCCCCGATCCCCGGACCTGCCTGCCGGCGCACCGGCAGCCCGAGCTGCGGGTGATGCCGATGCCGGCCGACCTCAACCCCGAAGGCAACGTCTTCGGCGGCTGGATCATGTCGATGGTCGATATCGCCGGTGCGATTCCCGCCCACCGCCGCGCCCGGAGCCGGGTGGCGACGGTGGCGGTGAATTCCTTCGCCTTTCGCCAGCCGGTGTCGGTCGGCGACCTGGTCAGCTTCTACGCCGAAGTCGTCGCCACCGGGCGCAGCTCGGTCACCGTCGACGTCGAGGTCTATGCCGAGCGCGACCTCGAGAACCCGGTGGTGGTGAAAGTGACCGAGGCGCGGCTGACCTACGTCGCGCTCGACGAGCATGGGCGCAAGCAGCTGGTTCCGCCCGCGTCGCCGGCCGCACCCGAGCGACCCGCTCCACCGTCCCATTCCTGA
- a CDS encoding 3-hydroxyacyl-CoA dehydrogenase/enoyl-CoA hydratase family protein yields the protein MNRLIIRKVAVLGAGVMGAQIAAHCASADIPVILFDLAAPEGAANAVAARAIAGLGKLDPAPLAARGCAHYIEAASYEHDLARLAECDLVIEAIAEKMEWKLALYARVAPHLRADAVFASNTSGLSIAALSAGLPAARRARFCGVHFFNPPRYMALVELIPTAATEPALVDALEGWLTTRLGKNIVRAQDTPGFLANRVGVFSILAVLHHTARLGLAFDDVDLLTGTRIGRPKSATFRTADVVGLDTLAHVIGTLQATLGEEGGGSADPWHRHFIVPDWLQALIAQGALGQKRGAGIYRKHGGRLQVLDPAAGGYRDSAGELFPDVEEILALKDPVEKFAALAAHPHPQAQLLWSVFRDLFHYCAHHLGAIAGNVRDVDLAMRWGFGWALGPFETWQAAGWREVAAMIEDDIAHGRAMAAVPLPAWVAGRDGVHAPAGSYSAAADTLVARTALPVYRRQLYPDRVLGEAPDARGETLWESPAGQGGVRLWCRPDQDARIGIVSLTGRVHAIGSVAVDGLLEAIARAEAELDGLVIWHPAPFAVGANLQQVAEACAAGQFALLDRMVAKFQGVSMAIRHAQVPVVAAVQGMALGGGCEFAMHAAHRVFALESYVGLVEAGVGLIPAGGGCKAFAVQAHALAQRAAGGDVFPYIQNAFHTIALATVAKSAREAVELGFGTPADDILFHPAELLYTAIRRARALAESAWHPPLPNPAVTVAGRNGIATCELMLVNMAEGGFISAHDYRVAKAAATALCGGEVESGAAVSEQWILDVERAQFVALLQTEQTRQRIAHMLETGKPLRN from the coding sequence GTGAATCGACTGATCATCCGCAAGGTCGCCGTGCTCGGTGCCGGCGTCATGGGGGCGCAGATCGCCGCCCATTGCGCCAGTGCCGACATCCCGGTGATCCTGTTCGACCTCGCCGCGCCCGAGGGCGCGGCCAACGCCGTCGCCGCGCGCGCCATCGCCGGGCTCGGCAAGCTCGATCCGGCGCCGCTGGCGGCGCGCGGCTGTGCGCACTACATCGAGGCCGCCAGCTACGAGCACGACCTTGCCCGGCTGGCCGAGTGCGACCTGGTGATCGAGGCGATCGCCGAGAAAATGGAGTGGAAGCTCGCGCTCTACGCTCGCGTCGCTCCCCACCTGCGCGCCGACGCGGTGTTCGCTTCCAACACCTCGGGGCTGTCCATCGCCGCGCTCTCGGCGGGGTTGCCGGCGGCGCGGCGGGCGCGCTTCTGCGGGGTCCATTTCTTTAACCCGCCGCGCTACATGGCGCTGGTCGAGCTGATTCCCACCGCCGCCACCGAGCCGGCGCTGGTCGATGCGCTCGAGGGCTGGCTGACCACCCGCCTGGGCAAGAACATCGTGCGCGCGCAGGACACTCCCGGCTTCCTCGCCAACCGCGTCGGCGTGTTCTCGATTCTCGCCGTGCTGCACCACACCGCGCGCCTCGGCCTCGCCTTCGACGACGTCGATCTGCTCACCGGCACCCGCATCGGCCGCCCGAAGAGCGCTACCTTCCGCACCGCCGACGTGGTCGGCCTCGACACCCTCGCCCATGTCATCGGCACCCTGCAGGCGACGCTCGGCGAGGAGGGAGGCGGCAGCGCCGATCCCTGGCACCGCCATTTCATCGTCCCCGACTGGCTCCAGGCGCTGATCGCGCAAGGTGCGCTGGGGCAAAAGCGCGGCGCCGGCATCTACCGCAAGCACGGCGGGCGCCTCCAGGTGCTCGACCCGGCGGCGGGCGGCTATCGCGACAGCGCCGGCGAACTCTTCCCCGACGTCGAGGAGATCCTCGCCCTGAAGGACCCGGTGGAGAAGTTCGCCGCGCTCGCCGCCCATCCGCACCCCCAGGCGCAGCTGCTGTGGTCGGTATTCCGCGACCTGTTCCACTACTGCGCTCATCACCTCGGCGCCATCGCCGGCAACGTGCGCGATGTGGATCTGGCGATGCGCTGGGGCTTCGGCTGGGCGCTGGGGCCGTTCGAGACCTGGCAGGCGGCGGGCTGGCGCGAGGTGGCGGCGATGATCGAGGACGACATCGCCCATGGCCGGGCGATGGCGGCGGTGCCGCTGCCGGCCTGGGTGGCCGGGCGCGACGGCGTGCATGCGCCGGCCGGTTCGTACAGCGCCGCCGCCGACACCCTGGTGGCGCGCACCGCGCTGCCGGTGTATCGACGCCAGCTCTACCCCGACCGGGTGCTCGGCGAGGCGCCCGATGCGCGCGGCGAAACCTTGTGGGAAAGCCCGGCGGGGCAGGGCGGCGTGCGCCTGTGGTGTCGCCCCGACCAGGATGCGCGGATCGGCATCGTGTCGCTCACGGGCCGGGTGCATGCGATCGGCAGCGTCGCCGTCGACGGCCTGCTCGAAGCGATCGCGCGCGCCGAGGCCGAACTCGACGGTCTGGTGATCTGGCATCCGGCGCCGTTCGCGGTCGGTGCCAACCTGCAGCAGGTCGCCGAAGCCTGCGCCGCAGGCCAGTTCGCCCTTCTCGACCGCATGGTGGCGAAGTTCCAAGGCGTCTCGATGGCGATCCGCCATGCCCAGGTGCCGGTGGTGGCCGCGGTGCAGGGAATGGCGCTGGGCGGCGGCTGCGAGTTCGCGATGCACGCCGCGCACCGCGTGTTCGCGCTCGAGAGCTATGTCGGTCTGGTCGAGGCCGGAGTCGGGCTGATTCCGGCCGGTGGCGGTTGCAAGGCCTTCGCCGTGCAGGCGCATGCGCTGGCGCAGCGTGCGGCCGGCGGCGATGTCTTCCCCTACATCCAGAACGCCTTCCACACCATCGCCCTGGCCACCGTGGCGAAGAGCGCGCGCGAAGCGGTCGAACTCGGCTTCGGCACCCCCGCCGACGACATCCTGTTCCACCCCGCCGAGTTGCTGTACACCGCGATCCGGCGCGCGCGCGCGCTGGCGGAGTCGGCCTGGCATCCGCCGCTGCCGAACCCGGCGGTGACCGTGGCCGGGCGCAACGGCATCGCCACCTGCGAGCTGATGCTGGTGAACATGGCCGAGGGCGGTTTCATCTCCGCACACGACTACCGCGTCGCCAAGGCCGCGGCCACCGCGCTGTGCGGTGGCGAGGTCGAGTCGGGGGCGGCGGTGAGCGAGCAGTGGATCCTCGACGTCGAGCGTGCCCAGTTCGTCGCCCTGCTGCAGACCGAACAGACCCGGCAGCGCATCGCCCACATGCTGGAAACCGGCAAACCGCTGCGCAACTGA